The DNA window TTGGAGAAGAAAAAACATCCTACGTCCTTAGAGCCGCTGCCGCCTCCTTACACTTACAGCCACCGCGCCGTAAACCTCACCGGTAGCCACATCTTACAAGGAAGGAATTTCTTCACCGACCaacttctttcttttctcatcTCCAGGTACCTTTTCCACAAATTCTCCGTTGCAAATTTCCACCTGTTTCCCCGTAATCCTTTCATTTATGCatcaatttattcatttttttaacaattcATGTATCTAATTCTTCATATATTTCATTGAAAGTTGAAACCCCTGCGTAATCATTCATAGGAACTGAATTTcaattttttgacctaatttcagcATTCCAAAAATGGTTTCTGGATTAATCAACGCAAACCCTGTTATTTACGAAAAGAAGCAGCGTCAACAACGTTCTACTCAATCCCTTCCCGCCGATGAATACGCGGTCGAACCAATCGATCAACTTGAGATTTTCGATATCCTTTTTATACTTTCATCGAATTTCTCTGCTTACAAAATTATGCAAAATTGATTTATTAACTGTTATATATCCTTAATGATTCTCACATCATATAAGAGATATCAAGGATCCTGAGCATCCTTACTCTTTGGAAGAACTCAAGGTGATAACCGAGGAAGCAGTTGAAGTCGACGATAAAAATAGTTATGTTAGGTACTGTTTTTTATATTTAGATTCAAGCATTTGGTTTATTGAATTTGTGTTTATACTTGGTGTGATTAATGTGGTTGTGTTATTGAATGATTTTGATTCAGGGTTACGTTTACTCCAACAGTGGAACATTGTAGTATGGCAACGGTTATAGGTCTTTGCTTACGGGTCAAGCTCTTGAGAAGTTTGCC is part of the Vicia villosa cultivar HV-30 ecotype Madison, WI linkage group LG2, Vvil1.0, whole genome shotgun sequence genome and encodes:
- the LOC131651823 gene encoding protein AE7-like, encoding MVSGLINANPVIYEKKQRQQRSTQSLPADEYAVEPIDQLEIFDHIRDIKDPEHPYSLEELKVITEEAVEVDDKNSYVRVTFTPTVEHCSMATVIGLCLRVKLLRSLPSRYKVDIRVAPGSHATEAAVNKQLNDKERVAAALENPNLVDMVDECLAPSYD